The following DNA comes from Silurus meridionalis isolate SWU-2019-XX chromosome 14, ASM1480568v1, whole genome shotgun sequence.
GTCCCTCTTTCAAGGAAAACATCCCTCTTTCAAGGaaaacaacaccaccaccattaccagcTGATGTATCACATTTCTTTGCATTCAActgttaaaatataaagattatatttaatataaaccgGTGTCTGACAAGACTTTTGTCGGGCATGTTTCTGTCTCCTATGCTAACTAGCCTGCTAGCAAACACGAGCCACACAACGGTTCCTGCGTCCGTTTTCTCcccaatacaaacacacataaacccCCCAAGGAATCAACCTGGTCTTCTGAAATCCATCTTGGACGCTGTGTTAAAGATTGTCGGTGGAAAAATCGTTCTTACCCACGTCGCCTTCTCCGGACTGCGCCTCTGCCATGTTTGCGTGGAAAATAATCACACTGGATTTCCGCCTCGGTCACGCAAACGTTACAGGGGAAGAAAAAGGGGGCGTACCCGGAAGTAGTCATTTAAAATCTTTCTCGTTTTCTCGTGACCACGACATCTCAGGAGTTGTTTTTCTCGTGAGCACGACTTGATCTTGACATAACCAACGTCGTTTCATAGCGATCGGTTTATAattttcattcatgttcaagAAACACCGCCATAAATGGTTATGTTTTATTAGTAGGGGTGTACCGGTACCGATTCAAACCTCGATACGTACCTCGGTATTTTTTGAATCACGGTTCGGTTCGATTTCggtaagaaatgcaaaataaaaattgcttgactctttttatgttatttttattaacccagtttattattattattaccatttgtgagcataaacagttttttaaaacgattttttaaataaaatgcctgcttgcttaaataatatataaaataatattttataatattgtattacaaaaatattataaaaaaaaaaacctgagattTTAACTAGGATCCACACGTTAAACGTACTGCATTCAGTACAGGTTTGGAAAAATTTTGGTACCAGTTAAACCCATAATTATTATACATGACGCTGGGATAATGCTGCTTCTAAAACATGCACTTATGCATAATACACAGACAGATTAAGTACCAAACGCGAGCAAACGATGTTTATGTCGAGATTGTGAGAAGTCACGATAATGTTAAAACGACTTTTGTAatgtcgagatcacgagaaagcaagaaagaaagaaaatattataatgcatggcctcctAGGGCTTCTGTAATTTTCCTATTACAGATGACCAaacaatttacttttaaatacattataaataagattaatataaatctatattaaaCCGCAGCAACAACTACAAGATGCACCACATGGCCAAACttttgacacctgaccataacaccCATAACCAGTATTACTCCAAAGTTTCCACAACGATAGAGGCATTATAAAGATCTCTATTGGTGCTTTGCTTCTTGAAGTATCACGTTTTCATTTCACTGGAATCTGAAGGCACAAACGTGCTCCAGTAATCAGGACGAAAGTGTCTTCATCAAGACATGGTCGTAGAACCAGATTGTCCCATCGAACAAGACCTACTTGGAAGACATTCAAGAACACGTACGGAAATTTCgagcaaacaaaaatgtttttaaacaacccagaatatgtttaatatttctgATTGTCCTGAATAGCTAAATTTAGCTTTCATGACAGCTTGGCATTTTCGTGGAAATCTCTTATCAGATTCACGAGGTTGTCACCTGAACGGGTTTCATTTTAGAGGTGTGAATTGTCAAgtgttcatttgtgacatttcttgcattctaaatgtgctttagaccatcagtttTCTTATGCAGAGGAAAGAGTAGATAGTCAATAGTCCTATTAGTGCgtctacaactactgtacaaattcATATTATGGCAAAAAAtttgaacatttataaaaaaaatatgctgtcatcaaagctaaatgtaacTACTCTGAATAATcgaatatataaaacatattctgggtcgTTTAACACGTATTTGTTTACTGCAAAATCCCATACATGTTCtgtcatagtttggatgtcttccatattagtgtacagtgttaaaaataataataataaaatacaaataaaaataaaggacgAAGTGTGTTCAAACTTTGAACTGGTACTGTATATCATTTCTTTGTTTCCTGTAACATCAAGTTTTCATTTCACTGGAATCCGAAagcccaaaacctgttccagctacagtacagaccaaaagtttggacacaccttctcattcaaagagttttctttattttcatgactatgaaaattgtagattcacattgaaggcatcaaaactatgaattaacacatgtggaattatatatggaattatatacataacaaaaaagtgtgaaacaactgaaaaatgtcatattctaggttcttcaaagtagccaccttttgctttgattactgctttgcacactcttggcattctcttgatgagcttcaagaggtagtcacctgaaatggtcttccaacagtcttgaaggagttccctgagagatgcttggcacttgttggcccttttgccttcactctgcggtccagctcacccctaaaccatctcgattgggttcaggtccggtgactgtggaggccaggtcatctggcgcagcaccctatcactctccttcttggtcaaatagcccttgatgccttcagtgtgactctacaattttcatagtcatgaaaataaagaaaactctttgaatgagaaggtgtgtccaaacttttggtctgtactgtatctgTACAAAGTCCTCTTCATTAAAGCATGTTGCTAGAACCAGACTGTCCCATTAAATACCTCGTGGCAAACTGGAACACAGCAACACACTGCCTATttaaaatgggatgttcattaTGCATTTCTGAATGTCACTGCCAAGTAAACACATACTTTGTATATAGCTAGGACTGGCCTATTTCTCAGTTTAtatgctttaaaatatttagatcAATGTTAAATTCTCACCTCTCCAAATTTTCCTTCAacaattaacatttataaataacataTTTTCAAAGTATTTTCAATGTCAATATCTTTTTATTATCATCACTTCCACTAgagtaaaaataatattatttttgctAACCTGGATCAAATcccaacaaataaataataaaattatatatatatatatatatatatatatatatatatatatatatatatatatatatatatattcacagcACACTTGTCTGCTAGTGATCTGTGTCTCAGATTGCATGCTTATCTAGTAATAAGATATACTTAGGTTCATGGGAATGACTACAGCCCAAATACACATGGAGCTAATAAAAAAGACCCGAATGGTACATACAGAATGTGTCTTAAATGGCATATTATGAAGTATATAATATGTAGTAATAGAATATAACTTCTCTTATTATACACGTACCATCCACTTTAATAGAAACCTGTATACATGCACGTTCATGtcagtgatgggaagatcggattaCTTTAGTTGGTTCTTTAAAACTAGTTACGAAGTTTTATTGAGTCATTTAGTCCATATGTTACATTATCAGTAAGCAGAACatgtctacatacacaaactttgactatagttccaataatgaaaatatgacaaatacaatttatgaTAAGCAGAATGAGTAGCTCAAGCCCTCATATCTTCTGGTCCGTATTGTTAGTTCTTTTGTCTCGTGACTCCCATaaatattgtaacaataatgccAAGATTCGGACCGAAACAAAAACGaatctattgcattgtgtagcatTTATGGGAGTaggtgataaaagaacgaaccACTCAGACCAGAAGAgtcatgagatgaactactcaattctgcttcctgtgtaatgcacttcATAGTGTATATAGGAGTCATGTGATGAAAGAAATAACGACTCGGACCTGAGATGAGATGAGCTACTCGATTCTGTTTCAGATCAAAACATTAGAAGGaagaaaatgtgtgtggtgtgttattTTAACCATAGCATGGGTGTTGCTGCCAGCTGGGGTGGATTGAGTATGTCAGAAATTGCTGATCTGAAATTTTCACACAACAATCTGTAAAGTATACATAGAATGATGCGATAACCAAACTACCATGTGAGGGATATTTCTGTGGGTTTAAACACCTTGTTGATGAGGGAGGTCTGAGAAAATGGCCAGATACGTTTGGGTTTTGCgagaagaaaagcatctcagcattCACAAAACATTAAACCTTAAGCTGGATGGGCTCCAACAGCAGAACACCACATTGGGTTCTAGTCTTTTCAAGCAGGAACAAAAATCATGGCCTCCCAAATTGTACAGACTGTCACAACACAATATTTTCTGTCTAGTTTAAGCAAATCTGCACTCAGATTCTTGTTCATGGGTAACAGGGGTGGTCTTCTGTTGTTGTAGCCCATCCAACTCAAGTGTGGTGTTTTCTGAGATGCTCAACACAAAAGGTCATTCTTTAATGTACTATATCCTTCCTGCCAACTTAAACCAGTATGGACATTCTCCTCTTGTCTCTCTcagtgatgttttttgtttttttgcaccattcaaTGTAAACAGTCTTAATCACTACAGAGATCAGACTTTTTTCCCCAATATGATGTTTAACTGTCCTTGAACTGGATCTACATTATTTTATACGTTGTGCTActgtcacatgattggctgatttgaTAATTGCATGGATGTGCAGGTTTACAGgtattcctaataaagtggactgTGGTGGTATATTTAAAGCATTAATACATGAATGATTTATAGAAATTTAATCAGCAATACATTGTTTATGGTAAGAAAACAATGACTTACAACGATACAATTTACACAGTTGAGGGTTACAAACCTTGGTCGAAGGACCCTTTGTCAATGACAGATTGACACTGCTGGGAACTTACGATCTTCTGATTAGACGTCCAATGTGtaatttcaagtcaagtcaagtcaagtcatgaagcttttattgtcatttcaaccatataaagcTGACGCACTACACAGTggaatgaaacaacgttcctcctgaaccctggagctacataaaacaacataaccgaatacagagctaaggactaaagtaagtgtcctcgctacgtaaaatacattgtgtgtaatggagtgcaaacagtgcagacaacaAAAACATAGACcagtaaacatactgtatatgttatacCGCTTtccaatgaaatgtttttttatattaattagtgTGCAGTCACCATGGcggctcatcagggataaatacacatcgttcaccttaactcttaaaatctgtaaagctgctttgagacaatgtgaaagcgctatagaaataaacttgacttgacatcagGAATAATAACTGAGGCCAATGATAAGATAAATGagagatacatatgaagcagctaccgatgtgatGTGACACGGTTCACCACATTAAGATTTATTCAtgtttgattcaacacaatatgatgcaatggaaaaaaacatgatgctATGCTATCCATATGGTACAGATACTTAGCTGTTATTACTTTGGTTCAAATAAGACAACAAATCATAATTTTACTTCATAACAATTGATATAAAAACAATCATAAAAAGTGCTTTTTGACTTTGTAAtccatggccctttcacaaacacgcctttgtagtgcaaaaaaattaaataaacaatttcctgttctgtctccaggaagatacagctctacctctgccatgttaatctgtattttatgtgcCTCTCAGGACAcagtagtgttgtgatacgttatattcacgtagcagcagtggtgctgagagaatgaGCTCATGCATATAAATTATTGGtgacaaattattggtcactttctaaataataaaaatatagctCACCtacttttaattatatataaattcatcgttttttacagatgcaaatttATCAAAAACCAATGGATGGTGAAagaaatgccaacttgtatccaatgcacacttTGTTAAATCGATGAATCacatctttaatttttttcgATGCACCGATGTGAatcggtgaatcttaccatTCCTAGTGTGCCTAATATGCTGTGCTCACCTTGGGTTGCTGACTTTCAGCCTACCTTACGGCACAGCGCCGTCTACTGGCTTCCTTTTTCATTAcgctcagtaaaaaaaaaagttctgtgaCAATTAAAGGTCATCACATGACTGTCACATTTCTTCTTGAACTGCAAAAAAGGGGATATTATCTTCACATGAACATTCATGAAATTTAGTAAGCATTCATGTTTCTGCCATCTCTTTAGACAAAACACTACTGATTGGCTTTGACACCCCTAAAAAATGTATTGCCACAAGCTTCTTAAATACAGCCACTGTCCAAAAGAATTTGTTCAGCTTCTAATGAACTACCTCCAAGTCCTATAAGACAAAGACAGAACCATCTTTCTGTATAGCACCAAAAGTCCCCAGGTGAGATTTAGATAAAGGAAACCTCAAGACCACTCGTTTTTTGGGGAAAAGTCCTGCCTCTGAGTCATATTAAAAAACTCTTAGTCAGTCATTGTGCCACACATTCAACTTGCCTTAACAAACTCTGCCACCTCACCAGATTTCCCATCAGCCAAGTCAAGCAGGAAGCTCTGCCAGAATGCCACAAGAACTCACAGAACATCACAATGAGTTTGCATGGCAACGGGACACAATTTCGCTCCTGAACAGGCGGCACAGTCACCATGGCATTTCAAATCATAGAGAAACTCATCCAGAGAAAACTCCTCCAGCCTCTCAAGCCATGACCCAGTCATAAGATGTacgatttctttttgttttctaacaTACATTGTATGTTACAATGTAtgttatgtatgtaatgtatcaTTACTCACAATcatatactccagtgctcatgttagttctcactctccagtgttctgtattgttgaaagatttatgatcaaactcttgatgtcacccaaatgaggatgggtttcccttttgagtctggttcctctcaaggtttcttcctcataacatctaagggagtttttccttgccacagtcgccacggctgctcatcagggataaatgcacaccgttcaccttcactgctgatttctgtaaagctgctttgagacaatgtctgttgtgaaaagcgctatacaaataaacttgacttgattttttGTCTGGTTTGCAGACAGGATCGAAGATCACTTTCCAGGAAGGTTATTGTGGAAACATTGTGGACTAacatactgtttacatgctgtttttttgcacctcttgactgctgctactgctgttttttgcactgcattgtgtctgtttatatttaccCCCAGTTATAGTGTTTACAGTTCTCTTTGTACAATTGTATAATAAGGCTCGTTTCATAGCATGGGTGGTGTGGTAAACCTTGCATTTCCTGTGTTTCTTGCAGCATGTTTGTTCTCTATTATATTTTAACTAAACTAAACATTCTTATGGAGCAGCAGAGGAACGTTATGAGGATGAAGCAAGATCTCAAAGCAAACAATATTTTTGAGAGCACAGAGGCTAAccatttaagtcaagtcaagtcaagtggcttttgttgtcatttctactatacacaatgttacacagtacacaataaaaatgagacaacgttcctgcacaaccctggtgctacactaaacaacaacatagagctacaacacaacacaaagctacataaagtgcatcgagtgaaacctagtgcaaacagtgcagacgaaaaacagtacagacagacagtgcagacagacaacacaagacaaaacacataacCCAAGATAGCACCgacagtaaacctactgtatacttcgattatacagtactgtacaaagAGAACTGTAAAGACTATAACtgggagtaaatataaacagacacaatgcagtgcaaaaaacagcagtagcagcagtcaagaggtgcaaaacaacagcatgtaaacagtatgtTAGTCCACAATGTTTCCACAATAACTTCCCTGGAAAGTGATCTTCGATCCTGTCTGCAAACCAGACaaaaaatcaagtcaagtttatttctatagcgcttttcacaacagacattgtctcaaagcagctttacagaaatcaacagttaaggtgaacaatgtgtatttatccctgatgagcagccatggtgactgtggcaaggaaaaactcccttagatgttatgaggaagaaaccttgagaggaaccagactcaaaaggggaacccatcctcatttgggtgacatcaagagtgtgattatagtctttaaacaatacagaacactggagagtgagaactaacatgagcactggagtataagattataagtaatgatctttctacagtcttatacagtcttttgtgtttataaaacttggagctactgaacaacttataaaatagctcaacatttgagatcatcacagatccaacaccagcttctccacgccagagcctttaaacactccaggagctccaatgtcaaaactccacataaagtgggatccaaatggcactggtacgtctctagatggttcgggatgtttgcgagttcggcatctacttctttaaaggtccacaatcttcatgaggtgggacgtgactggggctggagcaacctcaggatgcctcaggatcgGGAGAGAAAGGGTAACAGTGTCAGGTATGCATCGTTTTTAAGTAATTACTGTTACAATTAAATGGTGTGTGAGATCaatcaaatacataaaaacatctaacaaaagaactaaataaaatagtatttgAATTGATCTATTTTAGTTTGGCTAATACCGGTATTAGAAACTAAAGcatgtttgttcattttatttacatgcatatttttttttttactttatatttgtaTGCTCCTATTCTAGAGAAGAAATCATGTTTGTGCACAGACCACTGATCTAGATATAGAAAAACCTATTAAACCGTGGTTTTATCTGGCTGTTGACTGAgcgagtataaaaaaaagaataaaaaatgttaatgtaaatcaaacatcttattttttatattattattttaaaagaggaaatctgttttacattttttttgcaacataCTTTTGTCGCGCATCTGTAcatacatttttgtacatttataactttttattaattttatttactttctattatttatataacaatCTTTTTTGCTTGTAATAATTTCATTTGTTACTTTGTttctaattttttattattcttgtattgtttgcttttgttttgctttactCTAGTGTTATTTTtgcacatcatttttttttatttgtcttttataaccagattttgtttctttgttcttgtattcctcacagatggtcacctctaaCTAGACTCGTAAAAATGTTGGCAGGAATTTCGCTCATGCACAAAACTAAATCTGAGTTTTACAACAAATCATATTTCGATGTACTGCAAATCACATTTTTGGTACGGGGTGTGTAGCctcagtgacactgcactaactctaataaaaacatttttataactctggcattgttgtgtatgttttcaagttgaATAATAATCACTGTAATAATATTGACTTTGTGAGTGGCTTGAAAGTACGGAGTAACATTTTACTAATTTTTGTAccaataaattacataaaaattattttattaatatattattcatttaaagtaggaaataaaacatttacttcaCAATTTCTGTTGagtttacaatatatatatatatatatatatatatatatatatatatatatatatatatatatatatatataaatgtgtgtgtgtttgcatatgaTATAATTTATTGCCTTATAATTTAATAGCTTTTGCTTAATTGCTTAATACaatatgtatgtgttttataataatactaaataatattctaacattttatgaattttatttttttaacttaagTATGTAATTTccttaattaataaacataatcGACCTTAAAATATATCTAGAAAAACTCTATTCTGTCCGTCCATCTTTGTGCTGAAACGGCCCCCTTTGGTGTGCGTCACTTCCGGCCGGTCTGCTCTTCCGTCTCTCTCGCGCATGTGTAGTTCTCTTTACGACTCGGCTGGCAAAGATGGCGGACACTCAGGTACGTTCAGCCGAGCGGCGTGGTAGCACTAAAGCgtcttttttgcactaaattCGGGTCGGGTTCGGCATTTAATGCTCTATATAAGCGCAGGAAACGGGCCAGTGTGTGAATTTGGTCGTTTATCGAAGTTTTTGTTAAAATTATGCGAGATTGTGCGCTCGCGCGGAGCGGAAACAGGCGCGAGGGCCGCGCGTGGTGATGAAGCGTGTTCTCTTGGTGTAGAGTTAAACTGAGACATGATCTTTTGTTAcgattttcttcatttctatgatttaattaatgttttttcttcatgtagATTATTTCTTGAGTGTTTGGTATCTGTATGaggcctacacacacacctggctgTCGTCccagtctggaaaaaaaaaactctttataGCCAACACACGACTGTGCATCATATCAGCCACATGTTTCCAACCTTGGAGATTTGCTTAAAATTCGTGTGAAACACTGGGAAACCAATCACCAAAGTGTATAtctatagacacacacaaatcttGGATAAGTGTTCCTCCATGTAGACTATGTATAAGAAGTCATTTCAACTCAGGTTTCCATAAAATCCAATAACTTCCAAAACCCCTCAGTTTGTTTACATTAAAACCCTGATATCGACTTAATAGTTCAACTTAAGTTGTAGGATATTTTGCAACGTTTAACTTGCACCTTAATGTGCAGTTCAGTTTTACCCCATTGCACTTCTTTGAAAGTGTATGTTTTTaactttatataattttaccttCTTACTCATTTAGCTTTTTTAACTTGACCTCAAGATCCTACGTTATTAATAGTGATTTGTAAGTCTGACCTGTCTGCTGTAACATGATTTAATCCCAGAAGGAAATCGAAAAGTTTTGTTTCTCTATCAAACTAAATCACTACTTGTTTATTTAACTCAATTGTCCTATTTATCTCGTTTCGGGTTGTCCGATTTCCTCCTACTGCAAATGATGTCTTTTCTCACGATGGTCTTCCAAGCCTTTGGCGCTTTGACGACATTGCCTTAATGGCGACACTGATGCAGTTTCTAAACCCTACTAACGTCCCGTTTAATGCAGTTTACGCACATCCTATAACGTGTCTCCCTCTCTTTCCAGAATGAAAGGTCCTATCAGAAGCAGCCCACCATCTTCCAGAACAAAAAGCGAGTGTTGGTCGGCGACGCAGGTGCAAAAGAGAAGCTGCCACGTTACCACCGAAATGTCGGATTAGGCTTCAAAACCCCAAGAGAGGTGAGATCTCTTAAAATTTCTAATCTTAATGTTTGACTGCAAGTGATGTCTTTTCTCACGATGGTCTTCTGAGCCTATGTGGCTTTGAGGATATTGCCTAATGGCTATGCtgatgcagtttttaaatggttGTCTGTTTATTTTGGCAAGTCTATGCACCCTGTGTTTTATGTTTGAAGATTTAGTGtctattttcttttcacagGCTATTGATGGCACTTACATTGATAAAAAATGCCCATTTACCGGCAACGTTTCCATCAGAGGCCGTATTCTGTCTGGTACGTTTTCTTGGCTTGAGCTTCAGCTTTCTGTCCTGGGATGCAAATGATGTCTTTTCTCACGATGGTCTTCCAAGTCCTTTGGGCTCTGACGACATTGCCTTATGGCAGTACTGATGCatctacaaacaaaaaaaagtgaccTGTAATTAAATAGCTGTGGGTTGTTTTTTGGGGCAAGTTGCTTTGTAAATGCAGGTAAATTTATATGTAAGTGTTCATGCTGCAGGTGTGGTGACCAAGATGAAGATGCAGAGGACCATCGTCATTCGCCGTGACTACCTGCACTACATCCGCAAGTACAACCGCTTTGAGAAGAGGCACAAGAACATGTCTGTCCACCTCTCCCCCTGCTTCAGGTGAATAAACTTTGCCCAATCTAATTGGCTGTAAAATTGAATCTTTATTTAAACTGCTATAGATCTTGTGTTTAAGCTGCAAATGATGTCTTTT
Coding sequences within:
- the rps11 gene encoding 40S ribosomal protein S11; protein product: MADTQNERSYQKQPTIFQNKKRVLVGDAGAKEKLPRYHRNVGLGFKTPREAIDGTYIDKKCPFTGNVSIRGRILSGVVTKMKMQRTIVIRRDYLHYIRKYNRFEKRHKNMSVHLSPCFRDVSVGDIVTVGECRPLSKTVRFNVLKVTKAAGAKKQFQKF